The DNA region CGCGCACATCCCGCTCTGGACGGTCTATCCGGAATGGGGTTGGGGCACGGACGACGGCGGGCAGGCGCTCGGTTATCTCAAGCGCTTCGGCTCGGTGACCGTGCTCAACGGGCACATTCATCAGGTCATGCAGAAAGTGGAAGGCAACGTCACCTTCCACACCGCGCGCTCTACCGCGTTCCCGCAGCCGGCGCCGGGCACGGCACCGTCGCCCGGACCGATGAAAGTCGCCGACGACAAATTGCGTACGCTGCTCGGCACCGCCGACATCACGTTCAAGCAAAACGAACAGCGGCTCGCCATCGTCGACACACCGCTCAAAGCGTAAGGCCACCCATGATCAGAACATCGCTTCTTTTGCGTTGGGCGGCCGTCGCTGTCGTCATGCCGTTGCTTATCGTGTCGGCGAAAGCCGAAGAGGTGACGGTCAAGATCGACAATTTCGTCTTCTCGCCGCAGATCCTGACGATAAAGGCGGGCACCAAGGTCACCTGGGTGAACGACGACGACATCCCCCATACCGTCGCCTCCACCACGCAAGGCCTGCGCTCGAAGGCGCTCGATACCGGTGACAGCTTCACGTTCACGTTCACGACACCGGGCACCTACAAGTACTTCTGCGGCTTGCATCCACACATGACAGGGTCGATCGTGGTGGAGGGGGCGACCGGCAGCAACGCGCCGCAGTAGCCGCGTGCGTTCTGGTGAAAGTCGTTATGGCGCCGGACGTAAAAGATGATGACGGGGCGGCGCAGCGGTTTCGTGCCGCGGCGCTGCCCTATCTCGACGACGTTTACACGCTCGCCCGCTATCTGCTGCGTGACCCGCACGACGCCGACGACGCGGTGCAGGAATGCTACCTGCGTGCGTTCCGGCACTTTGCGACGTTTCGCGGCGGGCCGATCAAGCCGTGGCTGCTGGCAATCCTGCGCAACGTCTGCCGCGCCGAATATGCACGCCGTAATGCCTCGGCCTTCATGCAAGGCGAGGAGGACGATGCCGCCGAGCAGGCGACGCAAGGGCTTTGGGAGGAGGCGTCCGCTTCTCCCGAGGCCGAGACCTTGCGCCACCTCGATGCAGCCAGCGTGCAGCGGCTGATCGCGGACCTGCCGCCGCCTTTCCGCGAGACTTTGGTGCTGCGCGAGATCAACGATCTGAGTTACCGCGAGATCGCCGACGTCGTTGGTGCGCCGGTCGGCACGGTGATGTCGCGTCTGGCGCGGGCGCGCGCTCTGCTGCGGGCGGCCTGGTTGGCCGAGGAGAAGGAGACATGAACTGCGACGAGGTTCTCATTCACGCGCTGATCGACGGCGAACTCGATGCCGGCCATGCCCGCACGGTCGAGGCGCACATCGCCGGCTGCGGGCGTTGTACTCAGCAGGTCGCGGCCTATCGCGCGTTGCGCCAGGCGCTGCCGGCGCGCGAGTTGCGTTATGCCGCGCCGGCTTCGCTGCGTGCGCGTATCGAGGGTACGGTGCCCGTGCCGGCCAGGGCCGATCGGCGCACGCTGCTTAAGGGTTTCGTCGCCGGTGGCGCCATTTCGGCCTTGGCCGCCGCGAGCGTCGCCTTCGTGGTCGTGCGGCAGGGGCGCGACGACGTCATTCTGGGCGAGGCGATCTCGGCGCATCTGCGGTCGCTGCAAGCCGATCATTTGACGGACGTGCCGTCGACCGATCAGCACACGGTCAAGCCGTGGTTCAACGGGCGCATCGATCTCGCCCCGCCGGTGGTCGACCTCACCGGCCAAGGCTTCACTTTGGTCGGTGGTCGGCTCGACTTCATCGACGGCAAGCCGGCGGCGGCCATCGTCTATCGGCGCCGCGTGCACGTGATCAATCTGTTCGTGGCGCAGGGGCTCGGTGTGCGCTCGCCGACGCCGCAACTGGCGACCGTGCAGGGATACAACATCTTGCGTTGGAACGAGGGTGGATTGGATCTGCTGGCCGTCAGCGATCTCGGTCGGGACGAGCTCGAAGAGTTCGGCGCGAAGTTCATCGCTGCGGCGCGTGGCGCCGGGCAGTGATGATTTGCATCGGCACGACCCGTGCGTCGCCTTGGCGGTAGTTGACGGACGTCAATACGCGGGTTGCGGAGTTCGTTGACTCTCTCTCCGGTACATTGCGGGGAATACCGCATGCGGGTTTGCCCCGGTCCAAACCGAAGGAGGAGCAAATGGCGACGAAGGTATGGCTTCTGGCCGCGGTCCTGATGGCGCTGATCGCTGGCGCACCGGCCCATGCGAAGTCAGGCGGCGCAACGGTCCGCCTGACCGTCGGTGAGTCAACGATGGTGACGCTCGCATCCAACCCCTCCACCGGCTACGGATGGCGCATAAACACCGCGCGTAGCGTCAATCTCGGCGCCGTGGCGGTCGAGGAGATCGGTTATCAGTCGGGACCCGGCCAGATGCCGGGCGCGCCCGGCGTGCATCGCTGGCGCGTCACGGCGAAAGCACCCGGCGGCGTCAAGATCGTGTTCGACTATGCCCGGCCTTGGGAGCACGTCGCGCCGGCCAATCGCTATACGTTGCGGGTGAAGATCAGCGGCGCGCGCTAAAGCCATCGCCGGCGCGCCGCGGGCCGTATATACCGCAGGCATGACCACGCACACGCCCGGCCGGAGCGGGCGCGACCATGTGATGGCCGGCATCGGTCTGATGCTGACCGGCATCTTCTTCTTCGCGCTCAACGACGCGCTGGGGAAGTGGCTGGTGGCGACTTATTCGGTCGGCCAGCTCCTCCTGATCCGCAGCGTTGCGGCCCTCGTCATCCTTGTGCCGTTCATGCGCGGCGACAACCTGCGCGCATTCCGGCGGATGCCGCGACCCGGCATCCAGCTGTTGCGCGCCGCCTTCGCAACCTTCGAGGTTGGCTGCTTCTATCTGGCGCTGGCTTATATGCCGCTCGCCGATGTGATGACGTTCTATCTGGCTGGGCCGATCTACGTCACGGCATTGTCGCCTTGGCTGCTTGGCGAACGCGTCGGCTGGCGGCAGTGGCTCGCGGTCGTCGCCGGGTTTGCCGGCGTGATGATCGCGCTCAATCCGTCGGCCGGCTCGTTCACGCCGGCGGCGCTGGTGGCGATCGCCGGCAGCCTGTCGTTCTCGCTGCTGATGATCTGCACCCGGCTGGTGCGCGGCACGTCCGACCTCGTGCTGGTGACGACGCAGACGGCCGGGGCGCTGGTGTTCGGTGCGGTGACGGCGCCATTCACCTGGGTGGCCTTGGACATGCGCGACGCGCTGCTCCTGGCGTTACTCGGCGCCACCGCACTGTTTGCG from Pseudolabrys taiwanensis includes:
- a CDS encoding protease inhibitor I42 family protein, which translates into the protein MATKVWLLAAVLMALIAGAPAHAKSGGATVRLTVGESTMVTLASNPSTGYGWRINTARSVNLGAVAVEEIGYQSGPGQMPGAPGVHRWRVTAKAPGGVKIVFDYARPWEHVAPANRYTLRVKISGAR
- a CDS encoding cupredoxin domain-containing protein codes for the protein MPLLIVSAKAEEVTVKIDNFVFSPQILTIKAGTKVTWVNDDDIPHTVASTTQGLRSKALDTGDSFTFTFTTPGTYKYFCGLHPHMTGSIVVEGATGSNAPQ
- a CDS encoding anti-sigma factor family protein; translation: MNCDEVLIHALIDGELDAGHARTVEAHIAGCGRCTQQVAAYRALRQALPARELRYAAPASLRARIEGTVPVPARADRRTLLKGFVAGGAISALAAASVAFVVVRQGRDDVILGEAISAHLRSLQADHLTDVPSTDQHTVKPWFNGRIDLAPPVVDLTGQGFTLVGGRLDFIDGKPAAAIVYRRRVHVINLFVAQGLGVRSPTPQLATVQGYNILRWNEGGLDLLAVSDLGRDELEEFGAKFIAAARGAGQ
- a CDS encoding DMT family transporter, with amino-acid sequence MTTHTPGRSGRDHVMAGIGLMLTGIFFFALNDALGKWLVATYSVGQLLLIRSVAALVILVPFMRGDNLRAFRRMPRPGIQLLRAAFATFEVGCFYLALAYMPLADVMTFYLAGPIYVTALSPWLLGERVGWRQWLAVVAGFAGVMIALNPSAGSFTPAALVAIAGSLSFSLLMICTRLVRGTSDLVLVTTQTAGALVFGAVTAPFTWVALDMRDALLLALLGATALFAHVCVNRSLKLAPASVVVPYQYSTIFWAVILGFIFFGDIPRLSVLVGAAIIIAAGIYIFLHERKTSKDLALIEPP
- a CDS encoding sigma-70 family RNA polymerase sigma factor is translated as MAPDVKDDDGAAQRFRAAALPYLDDVYTLARYLLRDPHDADDAVQECYLRAFRHFATFRGGPIKPWLLAILRNVCRAEYARRNASAFMQGEEDDAAEQATQGLWEEASASPEAETLRHLDAASVQRLIADLPPPFRETLVLREINDLSYREIADVVGAPVGTVMSRLARARALLRAAWLAEEKET